In Jaculus jaculus isolate mJacJac1 chromosome 2, mJacJac1.mat.Y.cur, whole genome shotgun sequence, the genomic window GTTCTTGGGTAGGACTGTCTCTGAGGTTTGGGCTCAGTCTGGAGAACTTTGGCCAAGGAGACCCTTTCCAGTTGGCCCCGCCTTGCCCCATGTCCCTGATACGACCCCTGGGGGATGTTTGGCTCAGGGGCTCCTAGAGCAAGCCCATCTGAGCTAAGCCTGCCTTCAGCGTCGCTGCTGAAGCTATGGTACCgggagctggaggagcctttGATACCCCACGAGTTCTATGAACAATGCATTGCGCACTATGAGAGCCCGGAGGCTGCCGTGGCCGTGGTGCATGCTCTGCCGCGCATCAATCGCATGGTGCTGTGCTACCTCATCCGCTTCCTCCAGGTACGTCACCCATTCCCTCCAAACCCACCCGCTGTCAACCCCGTCTCACCTAGCCTGCCTTACCCACGCCTACCCTCCTCTACACCCTACGTTAGGTGTTCGTGCAGCCAGCTAACGTGGCCATTACCAAGATGGACGTCAGCAACCTGGCCATGGTGATGGCACCCAACTGCCTGCGCTGCCAGTCGGATGACCCGCGCGTCATCTTCGAGAACACGCGCAAGGAAATGTCTTTCCTGCGCGTGCTTATCCAGCATCTAGATACCAGCTTCATGGAGGGCGTGCTATAGCACGCAGGCCACAGACGTGGGCTGGGGCGGCGcacggggaggggggagggacggCCCCAGCGCAGGGCAGCATGCCAAGCCCCGCCAGACGCCCGCCCCGCCCCAGACCCGCCTGGGCAGAGCAGTCGCGCCCCACCTCGTGGCCGGATCTTCCGGGCACCGGCTCGCCTCGCCGGCCGCGGACCAGCCCCGAGAAGTGCCTTCTGTTAACCGGAGCCGAGCGACACTGCCCTCCCGGCCGGCCGAAGCACACGCCGCGCTGCCCTGAGCGGCACAACCCGGACCCCCTCCAGGGTCGTCCATTTCCTAGATAGTCTCGCTCCGATCTCGTGCTCCAGCTCGGGGGCCTTCAGGAGGGTTGGGGGCCTCCGGAGAGCTGCTCTGACCACTAACAGGACTCAACCCCGCCGTCTCAGGGTCTGGCAGCTCTCGGTTGGCAGGGAGACCCCAAACCAAAGTCCTCCAGGGTGGGGGCAGGGCTAAGCAGGCgtccttggggtggggggggcgagaggttttggtttgtttgtggttttttgtggggggttgtttgttttttggtgtatGAGAGTCCAAAATTTATTCCCTCACCCAGCCCACCTGTGTATAGAGATAAAAGTAGAGCGACAGATGTTAGAACTAAATTTACTAAGGACATAGTTTTAACCAGATGATACTTATCTGAGCTGTCACCGTCCTCTGTGCTGAGCAAGTTAGCACCACCTCCTCCGACTTCGCAGCCTCCGACCAAACCCCACGCCCTGGAGGCGAGCGGACGAGACACAGACTCCGCCATTTTACATTCTGGAGTATAAGTTCCAACTGTGGTCATACTTAATTTCTCccgttttatatatatattttttagagtttttatttattattaaaaacaaaggcTGGGGCCCGCGGGCGGTCGGGTCACACAGGCCCTCTGGCGCATGGACCGAGGCGACGGCGCTTCGTGGGAATAAAGTTCATGTGTACACTCGCGCTGCCTGCGCCTCCCGTTCCTCCCGACGCGCGGCAAGGGGAGGGCTCAGCTTGGCTGCTTCCGGGGCAAGGGAGCTCAGGGAGCGCCGCGGGGTCCCGGCTTCCACCACCGGAACCCAAAGCTCGGAGCTCTGCTAGGAACGTGGGTTCGATCAGCAACGCCTGGGAGATCTGCTTCCGGCGTGGGAGTATGTGGCCCCTGTGCAGTGCACTCCGGGCCCGGGCCCTAGCCCAGGCCTTGGCGCGGTCACGCGGAGGTCAGGCCTACAGCGGGAACGGGCCTGTCCCTTACACGCAGGGCCAGAGCCCAGAGCCCCGGACCCGCGAGTACTTCTATTACGTGGATCACCAGGGCCAGGTGGGCGGGGCGCGAGACAGGGGTGTCCTGAGGTGCGCGCGGTAGGAGGGCTGGTGTAGAGAGGGCCTGAGGTCTGGTGGAAGAGGGGCCTGACGCGGGTCCAAGGAGAAGGGAAACTTACGTGGTGTGTGAACGCCAGGACCATGTACTCACTGGGTATCacccccagccctgccctgctgGGATCAACCCCCGGCTGAATTCTCATGACCCAGGAAGTCTTCCCTGCTTTAGAAATGTTTTGGAGTAGGCCTGGTAGCCTCGGTGCAGAAAGTGCCACATCTGACTAGACActtgaaaaggagagaaaagggcTGCAGCTTAGGAAACTAGTGTGCAAGGAGGCACCGCCAGTGTGCAGGGAAATCTGCAGAGCCCAAGGTTTACCTTCCATGAGCCTCCCTGTACAGATTGTCCACAGAAGCAAAAACATCGCACACCACACTGGGCTCAGGCCTTGTTATCCATCGTCTGTCACTTCTGCCTGCAGCTTTTCCTGGATGATTCCAAAATGAAGAACTTCATCACCTGCTTCAAAGGTATTGCCAAGCTGTCTTCTTGTGCCCGCCCTCCGCGTTTCAGGGCATCCCTCAAATTTGTAGGCAGTGCTCGCCTGCACTAGGGGGCTGGCGGTCTTCTGCTAGTATTCATGGTCCAGGGAGACGGGCCTGCCTGAGAATGATCCCGGGGCCTTGGAATCCCAAGTTGGTGAACAGTCGTCCTTTTGCTCCCCTAGACCTGCAGTTCCTGGCTACTTTCTTCTCCCGTCTGAGACCCAACCGCAGTGGACGCTACGAggcctccttccctttcctttcgcTTTGTGGCAGAGAGCGGAATTTCCTGCGCTGTGAGGACCGGCCCGTGGTTTTCACGCACCTGCTGATCACCGACAGCGGGCCCTCGCGCCTCTCCTACTGCGGCGGTGGCGAGTCCCTGACCGTACCCTTCGAGCCGGCGCGCCTGCTGCCCCTGGCGGCCAACGGGCGCCTGTACCACCCTGCTCCAGAGCGCGTGGGCGGCGTGGGCCTGGTGCGCTCCGCCCTCGCCTTCGAGCTCAGCGCCTGCTTTGAGTACGGGCCAGGCTCGCCCACCGTGCCCTCGCATGTGCGCTGGCAAGGCAGACGCCTTGCCCTCACTATGGACCTGGCTCCGCTGCTACCTGCTTCCTCTCCGCCCTGAGCCGCGGGCTGGGGCGGTGCTGTATGAGCGACCCCAGCATCCCCTGGCCGACAAGCTAGGTTAGCGCTGTCCAAGGTGCTGTCGCGACATTAGCTATCTGTGGGTCTCTACCGCCTCTCCTCTAACACCGGCCGGGCGTTCTGCCGATTGGCCCGCGCTCGCGACGTCAGTCCCCGTGCAGCGGGCGCAACCTGCACGGGTGCCTGTGCGCGTGCGCGCCCcgtccccctcccccgccgcttCTCCAGCCCGTCTGCCACGGGCACAGCAGGGAGTCGCCGCCGGAGTGTCAGGTGAGGGGGCGTTTTGCCCAAGGTCACCGGGCCTGGGGGCGGAATCCGGGACCATCTGGGAAACCAGCATATCAAAAAGGGTGTGTGACCTGGCAGCGGGGAGGGGCCGGAGACCACGCCTTCCATGAGCACAGCCTGGGACACTCTGGAGCTGGTTAGGGGAGGTCCTGTGCACTCACCACACCAGATCCCAAGGGCCAACGGGAGGCCTCAGTTTGAGTCTCACGCAGCGCCCAAGGTAGAATACAGGGTTCCCTTCCCCGCTCCTGCCCAGGGATTTGTGCCCTGATAAAAGGATTTCTGGGTTCATGTAGCCTGTAGCCAACACCCCTGCTATGGTGGTCTCACAATGGTGTACATCTGGGCATTTGCATGAACAGCATCTCAAGCCATTAGGTGGAGATCAAGGCTTTGCCACTGTATGTTGGATGATGAGCAAGGGCTGGAGCCAGGGGCCAGCCCTTTGTACTCAGGGAAGTTAGACCCAATGGCCCAGAGAATACCCCCGGCTTCATGGGGGCTCTACCCATTCTGAGACCCCTGGGAACTGCCTGTACCTGGCCAAAgctatttcattaaaattttattgttgtGTTGCCTCATCTTTAGTGACTTTAAATAATGTGCGTTACAGTTAAGGGCAAAATTGAACCAAACACCAAGGCCATTTTGTACCTTCAGCAAGGAGATCTGGTGGACAAACAGGTATTCAGAAGGGAAACCATACTAAGTGAGGGTGGAGTTCAAAGAACTGCACCCTTGGTCCTATCTAACTCCAGAAGAGCAGGTTTCTCAGCCCTGGTCCTACCACTAAAATTAGATTAATAGCCATGTGTGGTGCCACGTGCTTCTAATGCCAGCACCGAGGTAGgggtatcactgtgagttgaagggcagcctgagactacatagtgacttccaggtaagtctggggcagagcaagacccgacctcagaaaaaaaaaagcaggttctGTTTCTGGAGCTACCCCACAGTCCCTCTACCCCTGGGATCACAAGTACATTcagaagccactgcaaactttgCTTCATAGTTTCAGAGGCTATTGTTCTCATAGTCTGTTTAGGAAGTTTTATCAGATACCCAGTTTGTATGGTTGGAGTATAGCTCAATGGTACAGAGTACACTTAGCTTGTGCTTAGCATGTACGAGGCCTGGAGGTCAGcctcccacacatgcacactcacaaatGGTTGTTCTAAAGTTCCCCTCACATCCAGCTTTCCCAGGACCTGACCTACGCCATGGCTCCTGAACTGACTACTTGagaaaactaggtgtggtggcatgaggCAGGGGTATCTCAAGTTCATGTCTAGCCTAAGCTACATACCAATGtcctgtttcaaacaaaaagttagccaggcatggtgatgcatgtctttaatcccagcactcaggaggtacaggtaggaaggatcaccatgaggtcaaagccaccctgagactacacagtgaattcctggtcagcctggggtagagcaagaccctacctcaaaaaaaggaaaaaaaaaaaatttaaccggGGACAAAGCCCCAGCTCCATGTAAGCTGTCCACCCACCTATACCTCTGGGACAGTAGGAGCACAGGCCTATGCCAAGCCTCACTCCCTGCTCTTCCAAACCAGTTTTGCCCACATTCCTCAAGTCCACTAATGAACAACAGGGTTGGGTCAAGTGAGTTAGGGTCAGGTGGGTCCTCTGTCCTTGGGCACAAAAGGACCTCTGCTTTCAGCTGAGCCTTAGGTTGATGCTAGTCCCACAAAAGGACATGTTTGCCCAGAATCTATTCTTTCTGCTCCATGCTTGAGTAATGGGACCCAGACTTTGCTATACAGGTAGTCCCCAAACCCATGTCCTCTTGCACCGGGAAGCCAAGGAAAGATCAGCAGGGTGCAGAGTGGGCTCTGCACGCCCACAAGCAGGAGGAACCTCAGGATAGGTATAGGAAGGGGTCTAGGGCTAGATGATGCTTTCCACCTAGCCATTTCCTGGGAGTAGGTTGAGGACACCAGGAATTGAACCTTAGGTCTCATGAAGGATTTTGTCAAGGGAGGAAATTAGCGTTTCTTTATGTTGCCCGTGCCGATTTCAACTTTCTGAAACCTAGACACAGGATGTAGACCTCCatctgtgtgtacatatgtgtgctttgaggtaaggtctattTCCCAGCAAGGTCTTGAACTTCAGTCTGTTTTGTctacctgggattacaggcctaatAAAAACACCTCGCCTGGCATTCCACTCCCTGCCCGAGTATGTGCTGACTATAATGTTAGCACTGCCCTCCAAACCGTTTCAGGATCGTATCTTGGGTATCTTATCTGGGGCCAGAGCTTCTTGGTCAGTCTCTTCAGAAATGGCCCCAAGGGTTActgcactgctgctgctgccactgctgctggccATGCCACCCCGCACCACCGGCTGTCCCGCTGCCTGCCGCTGTTACAGCGCCACAGTGGAGTGTGGTGCCCTGCAGCTGCGTGTCATCCCTCCGGGAATCCCCCCAGGAACACAGGTGGGCACTCTGTGGGGCTGTGAGACCTTGGGTTAGAGCAATGGGCTACCCGCCCAGTGGTGGAGGAAGGGGCTGTGTTAATGTGGCTCTCCCCACAGAAGCCAGAGTCCTGTACCATGAGCTAATATCCCACTCCCCGGTCTGCAGACCCTGTTCCTTCAGGACAACAGCATCGCGCACCTGGAGCCAGGTGCCCTGGCACCGCTTGCTGCTCTGCGCCACCTCTACCTGCACAACAACAGCCTGCATGCCCTGGACTCCGGCGCCTTTCGTGGGCAGCCGCGCCTACTCGAGCTGGCACTCACTGGCAACCGGCTGCGTGGCCTTCATGGCAGTGCATTCGTGGGCTTGGCCCAGCTTCGGGTCCTGTACCTTGCTGGCAACCAGCTGGCACGGCTGCTGGACTTCACCTTCTTGCACATGCCGGTGAGTGCTAAAAGCCCCAAAATGCAGGATCTTGTGACACCAGTTGCCCCTAAGGAGCTGGAGTAGTTAGGGGGAGAAAGTCAACCTTTGTCTAGCTTTCCAGGATCCCATTTCCTGACTACTTGCTGTCCCTCCTTCAGCGACTACAGGAGCTACATCTTCAAGAAAACAGCATTGAAGTACTGGAGGACCAGGCCCTGGCTGGGCTCTCCTCCTTGGCCCTGCTGGACCTCAGCAGAAACCAGCTAGGCACTATCAGCAGAGAGGCCCTGCGGCCCCTGGCCAGCCTACAAGTCTTACGCCTCACAGGTAATCCTTCGTGGGCAAAGATCTCTGTCTGGTCCACAGTAGCATCAGTAGGCaggcaggcaaaaaaaaaaaaaaaaaaaaaaaaaaatgcggtTGAGGACAGAGACTGGCACGGCACAGCTAACGGGATGAGAAGGGTCAGGGTACTGGACTTGTATCAGGCGTCTGTAAGGTGGGAAAGGCCTGCCTGGACCAGCAAAGCCCCAGTCACCTAGGCTGTGTTCTGCCTACCCACAGAGAACCCGTGGCGCTGTGATTGTGCCCTTCACTGGCTGGGCTCTTGGATCAAGGAGGGGGGCCAGCGGCTGCTCAGCTCCAGAGACAGGAAGATAATGTGCGCAGAGCCTCCCCGCCTAGCGCTGCAGAGTCTTCTGGATGTGTCTGGCAGTAGCCTCATCTGCATTCCTCCCTCTGTGCATGTGGAGCCTCTGGAACTCACTGCTAACTTGGGCGAGGACCTGCGGGTGGCTTGCCAGGCATCAGGCTACCCACAGCCCCTTGTGACCTGGAGAAAGGTGCCCCAGCCTCGAGGCCAGCCTCAAGCCCAGGTGCAGCTGGAAGGCGGCGCACCGGGCCTGGGCGGGCAGGCGAAGGCGACCCGTGACACCGGCAGCGGCATGCTCTTCCTCACCAACATCACGCTGGCACACGCCGGCAAGTATGAGTGCGAGGCTGCCAACGCCGGGGGCAATGCCCGCGTGCCCTTCCGCCTTCTTGTCAACGCGTCTCTGCAGCGGTCACTGCCGCCGCCGGCCCTGCCAGCGCGCCCGGCGGGCCGCGAGCCGCGGCACGAGGCGGGCAGCATGGCGTTCCTCGCGCTGGGCCCGGCCACGCAGACGGCCGTGGCGGCGGCCATCTTGCTGCTGGCGCTCACGGCGCTGCTGCTGACTTCCATGATCTGCCGGCGCCGGCGGCGGCGGAAAAAGGCGCCCGCGCCGCCAGGGGAGGGAGCGCTGTTTGTTAACGACTATTCAGACGGGCCTTGCACCTTCGCCCAGCTGGAGGAGCTCCGGGACGAGCGCGGCCATGAGATGTTCGTGATCGACCGCTCTAAGCCCCTGTTCGCGGATGCGCCAGCGGAATCGCCCGCGGACCGCAGCCCGGCCGAAGGACCGGCGCCTGGGCTCCGCCTCCCTACTCGCGTCGCCTATGAGATCCATTGCTGAGCCGGTGGTGAGCGCAGATGATGTGGGCGCCAGAGACTGGCCGGGGCGATCCTGCGCATGCTCATCAGTAAAAATAGAAGCTGCGCTGTTGCCCCCAGCAGTGTGTGGGTTGTGGGGACCAAGGCTAGGGAGGAGTCCCTACACAGTTCAGTGGTCCCGACCACCAGCTCTCTTGGGGACACCTCGCTAGCCCTTGCTGGCGGGGATGGCGGGGTGACTCGGTGGGGGTGGGCAGGAGGTGGCTGATACTTGTTGATCACTGGTCATGCTGGAAGAGTGACAGCAGAAATGAGACAGGTCACTCTGGCCAGTTaggacacacacaccaaaaaaaaaaaaaaaaaaaaaagtcacacattGGAGTTCCAGACACTGCACGTTTGTACCATGATGACACCTTCCAGCCTCACAGTAAGCTGATAATGATTCAGGTGCCAGGGCAGGGAACATAGTACAAGGCCCTAAATTGCATGGCAGATCCCATCCCAACTTCCATGCCAGTGCTTTGCACTCTTGAAAAGAGGACAGGAAATGCCCAGCCCACTGTTTCTCTCAGGTCAGACCTGGGATTCTAAGATCATCTGCAGAGTCTCACAACCCCAAAGAGAAACCAAACAACCATACAGAGCACAGGTAGGCCTGAAATGCTCTACACTCAGTTAGATAATGAGCAATGAAGAGCACTACAGGAAGCAGGGCGGCTCAAGAAACACGGCAGACCCTGCAGAAAACCTTGAGTAGTACCTTCGTGTCAGGCCTCCAGCAGAGTCCAGGCAAAAGCTCTGTCTTAAACTATTTCTCACCCAGAAATTTGGAAATCACAGGCTGAAATAGTCTGCAGCTAGGCGCCCATAGATGTCTGTGGTCCAGAGTACATGGGCCCGG contains:
- the C2H8orf82 gene encoding UPF0598 protein C8orf82 homolog; this translates as MCTLALPAPPVPPDARQGEGSAWLLPGQGSSGSAAGSRLPPPEPKARSSARNVGSISNAWEICFRRGSMWPLCSALRARALAQALARSRGGQAYSGNGPVPYTQGQSPEPRTREYFYYVDHQGQLFLDDSKMKNFITCFKDLQFLATFFSRLRPNRSGRYEASFPFLSLCGRERNFLRCEDRPVVFTHLLITDSGPSRLSYCGGGESLTVPFEPARLLPLAANGRLYHPAPERVGGVGLVRSALAFELSACFEYGPGSPTVPSHVRWQGRRLALTMDLAPLLPASSPP
- the Lrrc24 gene encoding leucine-rich repeat-containing protein 24 isoform X1; protein product: MLALPSKPFQDRILGILSGARASWSVSSEMAPRVTALLLLPLLLAMPPRTTGCPAACRCYSATVECGALQLRVIPPGIPPGTQTLFLQDNSIAHLEPGALAPLAALRHLYLHNNSLHALDSGAFRGQPRLLELALTGNRLRGLHGSAFVGLAQLRVLYLAGNQLARLLDFTFLHMPRLQELHLQENSIEVLEDQALAGLSSLALLDLSRNQLGTISREALRPLASLQVLRLTENPWRCDCALHWLGSWIKEGGQRLLSSRDRKIMCAEPPRLALQSLLDVSGSSLICIPPSVHVEPLELTANLGEDLRVACQASGYPQPLVTWRKVPQPRGQPQAQVQLEGGAPGLGGQAKATRDTGSGMLFLTNITLAHAGKYECEAANAGGNARVPFRLLVNASLQRSLPPPALPARPAGREPRHEAGSMAFLALGPATQTAVAAAILLLALTALLLTSMICRRRRRRKKAPAPPGEGALFVNDYSDGPCTFAQLEELRDERGHEMFVIDRSKPLFADAPAESPADRSPAEGPAPGLRLPTRVAYEIHC
- the Lrrc24 gene encoding leucine-rich repeat-containing protein 24 isoform X2, with translation MAPRVTALLLLPLLLAMPPRTTGCPAACRCYSATVECGALQLRVIPPGIPPGTQTLFLQDNSIAHLEPGALAPLAALRHLYLHNNSLHALDSGAFRGQPRLLELALTGNRLRGLHGSAFVGLAQLRVLYLAGNQLARLLDFTFLHMPRLQELHLQENSIEVLEDQALAGLSSLALLDLSRNQLGTISREALRPLASLQVLRLTENPWRCDCALHWLGSWIKEGGQRLLSSRDRKIMCAEPPRLALQSLLDVSGSSLICIPPSVHVEPLELTANLGEDLRVACQASGYPQPLVTWRKVPQPRGQPQAQVQLEGGAPGLGGQAKATRDTGSGMLFLTNITLAHAGKYECEAANAGGNARVPFRLLVNASLQRSLPPPALPARPAGREPRHEAGSMAFLALGPATQTAVAAAILLLALTALLLTSMICRRRRRRKKAPAPPGEGALFVNDYSDGPCTFAQLEELRDERGHEMFVIDRSKPLFADAPAESPADRSPAEGPAPGLRLPTRVAYEIHC